The proteins below come from a single Miscanthus floridulus cultivar M001 chromosome 1, ASM1932011v1, whole genome shotgun sequence genomic window:
- the LOC136462987 gene encoding phytochrome C gives MSSPSNNRGTCSRSSSARSRHSARVVAQTPVDAQLHAEFEGSQRHFDYYSSVGAANRPSASTSTVSTYLQNMQRGRYIQPFGCLLAVHPDTFALLAYSENAPEMLDLTPHAVPTIDQRDALAVGADVRTLFSSQSSVALHKAATFGEVNLLNPILVHARTSGKPFYAILHRIDVGLVIDLEPVNPADVPVTAAGALKSYKLAAKAISRLQSLPSGNLSLLCDVLVREVSELTGYDRVMAYKFHEDEHGEVISECRRSDLEPYLGLHYPATDIPQASRFLFMKNKVRMICDCSATPVKIIQDDSLAQPLSLCGSTLRASHGCHAQYMANMGSVASLVMSVTINEDEEEDGDTGGDQQPKGRKLWGLVVCHHTSPRFVPFPLRYACEFLLQVFGIQLNKEVELAAQAKERHILRTQTLLCDMLLRDAPVGIFTQSPNVMDLVKCDGAALYYQNQLLVLGSTPSESEIKSIATWLQENHDGSTGLSTDSLVEAGYPGAAALREVVCGMAAIKISSKDFIFWFRSHTTKEIKWGGAKHEPVDADDNGRKMHPRSSFKAFLEVVKWRSVPWEDVEMDAIHSLQLILRGSLQDEDTNRNNVRSIVKAPSDDMKKIQGLLELRTVTNEMVRLIETATAPVLAVDIAGNINGWNHKAAELTGLPVMEAIGRPLIDLVVADSIEVVKQILDSALQGIEEQNLEIKLKAFHEQECNGPVILMVNSCCSRDLSEKVIGVCFVAQDLTRQKMIMDKYTRIQGDYVAIVKNPSELIPPIFMINDLGSCLEWNKAMQKITGIQREYAIDKFLIGEVFTLHDYGCRVKDHATLTKLSILMNAVISGQDPEKLLFGFFDTDGKYIECLLTVNKRTNAEGKITGAICFLHVASPELQHALQVQKMSEQAATNSFKELTYIHQELRNPLNGMQFTCNLLEPSELTEEQRQLLSSNILCQDQLKKILHDTDLESIEQCYMEMNTVEFNLEEALNTVLMQGIPLGKEKRISIERDWPVEVSRMYLYGDNLRLQQVLADYLACALQFTQPAEAPIVLQVIPKKENIGSGMQIAHLEFRIVHPAPGVPEALIQEMFRHNPGVSREGLGLYICQKLVKTMSGMVQYLREAHTSSFIILIEFPVAQLSSKRSKPSTSKF, from the exons ATGTCGTCGCCGTCGAACAACCGGGGGACGTGCTCCCGGAGCAGCTCTGCGCGGTCCAGGCACAGCGCGCGGGTGGTGGCGCAGACGCCCGTGGACGCGCAGCTGCACGCCGAGTTCGAGGGCTCCCAGCGCCACTTCGACTACTACTCGTCGGTGGGCGCCGCCAACCGCCCGTCGGCAAGCACCAGCACCGTCTCCACCTACCTCCAGAACATGCAGCGGGGCCGCTACATCCAGCCCTTCGGCTGCCTGCTCGCCGTCCACCCGGACACCTTCGCGCTGCTCGCCTACAGCGAGAACGCGCCCGAGATGCTTGACCTCACGCCACACGCGGTCCCCACCATCGACCAGCGGGACGCGCTCGCCGTCGGCGCCGACGTGCGCACGCTCTTCAGCTCGCAGAGCTCCGTCGCGCTCCACAAGGCCGCCACCTTCGGGGAGGTCAACCTGCTCAACCCCATCCTCGTGCACGCCAGGACGTCGGGGAAGCCCTTCTATGCCATATTGCACCGCATCGACGTCGGCCTCGTCATCGACCTCGAGCCGGTCAACCCAGCCGACGTGCCAGTCACCGCTGCGGGCGCGCTCAAATCGTACAAGCTCGCCGCCAAGGCCATCTCCAGGCTGCAGTCGCTGCCCAGCGGGAACCTGTCGTTGCTGTGCGATGTGCTTGTCCGTGAGGTGAGCGAGCTCACGGGCTATGACCGGGTCATGGCGTACAAGTTCCATGAGGATGAGCATGGTGAGGTCATTTCCGAGTGCCGGAGGTCCGATCTGGAGCCGTATCTTGGCCTGCACTACCCAGCCACCGACATCCCGCAGGCGTCCAGGTTCCTGTTTATGAAGAACAAAGTGAGGATGATATGTGATTGCTCTGCCACTCCAGTGAAGATCATTCAGGACGATAGCCTAGCACAGCCTCTCAGCCTCTGTGGTTCCACCCTCAGGGCTTCCCATGGTTGCCATGCACAGTACATGGCAAACATGGGTTCTGTTGCATCTCTTGTGATGTCAGTCACTAtaaacgaggatgaggaggaagatggggATACCGGGGGTGACCAACAACCGAAAGGCAGGAAGCTGTGGGGGCTGGTCGTCTGCCATCATACAAGCCCGAGGTTCGTCCCTTTCCCACTAAGGTATGCTTGTGAGTTTCTCTTGCAAGTATTTGGCATACAGCTCAACAAGGAGGTGGAATTGGCTGCTCAGGCAAAGGAGAGGCACATCCTCAGAACGCAAACCCTTCTTTGTGATATGCTCCTGCGGGATGCTCCTGTTGGGATTTTTACCCAGTCACCTAATGTGATGGATCTAGTAAAGTGCGATGGAGCTGCATTGTATTACCAGAACCAACTTTTGGTGCTCGGATCAACACCCTCCGAGTCAGAGATAAAGAGCATTGCCACATGGCTGCAGGAGAATCATGATGGTTCAACCGGGCTGAGTACTGACAGCTTAGTGGAAGCAGGTTATCCTGGTGCTGCTGCACTTCGTGAAGTTGTGTGTGGCATGGCGGCTATAAAGATCTCTTCCAAAGATTTTATCTTCTGGTTCCGATCGCACACAACAAAGGAGATCAAGTGGGGTGGGGCTAAGCATGAACCGGTTGACGCAGATGACAATGGCAGGAAGATGCATCCACGATCTTCATTCAAGGCCTTCTTGGAGGTGGTTAAATGGAGAAGTGTTCCCTGGGAGGATGTTGAAATGGATGCTATCCATTCTTTGCAGTTAATATTACGTGGCTCCCTGCAAGATGAAGACACCAACAGAAACAATGTAAGGTCCATTGTAAAAGCTCCATCTGATGATATGAAGAAGATACAGGGGCTACTTGAACTAAGAACAGTTACAAACGAGATGGTCCGCTTAATTGAGACAGCAACTGCCCCTGTCTTGGCTGTCGACATTGCCGGCAACATAAATGGATGGAACCATAAAGCTGCAGAACTAACAGGGTTACCTGTAATGGAAGCCATAGGTAGGCCTCTGATAGATCTTGTTGTTGCTGATTCTATTGAAGTGGTTAAGCAAATTTTGGACTCAGCTTTACAAG GAATTGAAGAGCAAAATCTGGAAATCAAGCTTAAAGCATTCCATGAACAGGAATGCAATGGTCCAGTAATCTTGATGGTTAACTCCTGCTGTAGTCGGGACCTTTCAGAGAAAGTCATTGGAGTTTGCTTTGTAGCACAAGATTTGACGAGGCAGAAGATGATTATGGATAAGTATACTAGGATACAAGGAGACTATGTTGCCATAGTAAAGAACCCCAGTGAGCTCATCCCTCCCATATTTATGATCAATGATCTTGGTTCCTGCTTAGAGTGGAATAAAGCTATGCAGAAGATTACCGGTATACAGAGGGAATATGCGATAGATAAGTTCTTAATTGGGGAGGTCTTCACCCTTCATGATTATGGCTGTAGGGTGAAAGATCATGCTACTCTAACGAAACTTAGCATACTGATGAACGCAGTGATTTCTGGTCAGGATCCTGAGAAACTCCTTTTTGGTTTCTTCGACACAGATGGGAAGTATATTGAATGCTTGCTGACAGTGAACAAGAGGACAAATGCTGAGGGTAAGATCACTGGCGCTATTTGCTTTCTGCATGTGGCCAGCCCAGAGCTTCAACATGCTCTCCAGGTGCAGAAAATGTCCGAACAAGCTGCCACAAACAGCTTTAAGGAATTAACTTACATTCATCAAGAATTAAGGAACCCACTCAATGGTATGCAATTTACTTGCAACTTATTGGAGCCTTCCGAATTGACAGAGGAACAGAGGCAACTTCTTTCATCTAATATTCTCTGTCAGGACCAGCTGAAAAAGATTTTACATGACACTGATCTTGAAAGCATTGAACAGTG CTATATGGAGATGAACACAGTAGAGTTCAACCTTGAGGAAGCTCTGAATACGGTCCTAATGCAAGGCATTCCTTTGGGCAAGGAAAAACGGATTTCTATTGAACGTGATTGGCCTGTGGAAGTATCACGCATGTACCTTTACGGGGACAATTTAAGGCTTCAGCAGGTCCTAGCAGACTATCTGGCATGCGCCCTTCAATTCACACAACCAGCTGAAGCACCTATCGTGCTCCAGGTCATTCCCAAGAAGGAAAACATTGGGTCCGGCATGCAGATTGCTCATTTGGAGTTCAG GATTGTCCATCCAGCTCCAGGCGTCCCCGAGGCCCTGATACAGGAGATGTTCCGGCACAACCCAGGGGTGTCCAGGGAGGGCCTCGGCCTGTACATATGCCAGAAGCTGGTGAAAACGATGAGCGGCATGGTACAGTACCTACGAGAAGCCCACACCTCGTCGTTCATCATCCTGATAGAGTTCCCAGTCGCCCAGCTCAGCAGCAAGCGGTCCAAGCCATCGACAAGTAAATTTTGA